One region of Chryseobacterium sp. SORGH_AS_0447 genomic DNA includes:
- a CDS encoding nitroreductase family protein, whose product MSFLEKMKSRYTVKKYNPNGKISDETVQQLKDILQLSPSSINSQPWNFVFVNESSENREKLADASYWNKDKVVNSNLLIVFQVLKNPEDFEKQIKGYLPEGSINYYKNFVKSKGETAIKSWMAHQVYLSLGVLLSACAEMGLDSTPMEGIENDKYDEIINNDKYETLFAVTVGTRSEEDTNQPVHTPKKRLESSEVIVEI is encoded by the coding sequence ATGAGCTTTTTAGAAAAAATGAAATCGAGATATACGGTAAAAAAGTATAATCCGAATGGAAAGATAAGTGATGAAACGGTACAACAACTGAAAGACATTTTACAGCTGAGCCCTTCTTCTATCAACAGCCAGCCGTGGAATTTTGTCTTTGTGAATGAATCTTCAGAAAACAGGGAAAAGCTTGCCGATGCCTCTTATTGGAACAAGGATAAGGTAGTCAACAGCAACCTGCTAATCGTATTCCAGGTGCTGAAAAATCCGGAAGATTTTGAAAAGCAGATCAAAGGGTATCTGCCGGAAGGTTCCATCAATTATTATAAAAACTTTGTGAAGTCTAAAGGTGAAACAGCCATAAAATCGTGGATGGCACACCAGGTTTACCTGTCATTGGGTGTACTGCTTTCCGCCTGTGCTGAAATGGGCCTCGATTCTACACCGATGGAAGGTATTGAAAATGATAAATACGATGAAATTATCAACAATGATAAATACGAAACCCTTTTTGCCGTAACTGTAGGCACAAGATCGGAAGAAGATACCAACCAACCCGTGCATACGCCTAAGAAAAGGCTGGAAAGTTCAGAGGTGATCGTGGAGATCTGA
- the murI gene encoding glutamate racemase, with translation MKTKKQDYSHLSPKQPIGIFDSGVGGLTVAKEIKRLLPHEDLIYFGDTKHLPYGEKSREAIIEYSTKITNFLLEQNCKAIVIACNTATANALNEVMLSVAGKVPVIDVINPVAEKVSYEIHNNVGVIATKATVNSGLYKKSIRKHNKWIKVDELATPLLVPAIEEGFKNHPITHAIIYNYLSNSKLKNIETLILGCTHYPLLIDEIKQYYGNRVRVIDSPNIVANHLKIILDKYNLLNDQNPNPNYHFYLSDLTKNFEKISKKFFGKTIDLELKVL, from the coding sequence TTGAAAACTAAAAAACAGGATTACTCGCACCTTTCACCGAAACAGCCTATCGGGATTTTCGATAGCGGAGTAGGAGGATTAACGGTAGCTAAAGAAATCAAAAGGTTGCTTCCTCATGAAGACCTTATTTATTTCGGCGATACCAAGCATCTTCCTTACGGTGAAAAATCAAGGGAAGCCATCATCGAATATTCTACCAAAATCACCAACTTTCTGCTGGAGCAAAACTGCAAAGCCATCGTTATTGCCTGCAATACGGCGACGGCCAATGCTTTGAACGAAGTGATGCTGTCGGTGGCGGGAAAAGTTCCCGTAATCGATGTGATTAATCCGGTGGCAGAAAAAGTATCCTACGAGATTCATAATAACGTTGGGGTTATTGCGACAAAAGCAACAGTGAATTCAGGCTTATATAAAAAAAGCATCCGGAAGCACAATAAATGGATTAAAGTGGATGAACTGGCAACACCCTTGTTGGTTCCTGCGATTGAAGAAGGCTTTAAAAACCATCCGATTACCCATGCCATCATTTACAATTACCTCAGCAACAGTAAGCTTAAGAATATTGAAACCCTGATCCTGGGATGTACCCATTATCCTTTATTAATTGATGAAATCAAGCAGTATTACGGAAACCGGGTTCGCGTGATCGACTCCCCGAATATTGTGGCCAATCATCTGAAAATTATCCTGGATAAATACAATCTCCTGAATGACCAGAATCCCAATCCGAATTACCATTTCTATCTTTCGGATCTTACGAAAAACTTCGAAAAGATTTCCAAGAAATTTTTCGGAAAAACCATCGATCTTGAATTGAAAGTTCTATAA
- the hemW gene encoding radical SAM family heme chaperone HemW, producing the protein MIYIHIPFCKQKCSYCNFHFSTSLNFKDEMLAAMKKEIFLRKDELQNKSLQSLYFGGGTPSVLSADEIKSLIDEVLKYFSFEKDIEITLEANPDDLDKNFLKGLSDSVVNRLSIGTQSFFEADLKLMNRAHTANEAEDSIKRAQDFGFENLSIDLIYGSPTSNLEIWKENLYKTIALEVPHISSYALTVEPKTALENWISKGKVMSPKEEEQNREFYYLSDFLKDRGFEHYEVSNFARPGFYSRHNSSYWKYKEYLGIGPSAHSYNGTDIRSWNVANNQQYIKKLNANLLAKEEELLSREDQFNEMIMIGLRTIWGVDLESLKGKFDDRILEHFQREIKQKLDEEILVIENNHLKIPEKHWFMADGIASDLFIV; encoded by the coding sequence ATGATTTATATTCACATCCCCTTTTGTAAGCAGAAATGCAGCTATTGTAATTTTCACTTTTCAACCTCCTTGAATTTTAAGGATGAAATGCTGGCTGCTATGAAGAAGGAAATCTTTCTCAGAAAAGATGAATTGCAGAACAAAAGCTTACAATCCCTTTATTTCGGCGGCGGGACACCCTCTGTTCTTTCTGCGGATGAAATAAAATCTCTGATCGATGAGGTGTTGAAATATTTCAGTTTCGAAAAAGATATTGAAATTACGTTGGAAGCGAACCCGGATGATCTGGATAAAAACTTCTTAAAAGGGTTATCCGATTCTGTGGTAAACAGGCTTTCCATCGGAACCCAGAGTTTTTTTGAAGCCGATCTGAAACTGATGAACCGTGCACATACCGCCAATGAAGCGGAAGATTCCATTAAGAGGGCGCAGGATTTCGGCTTTGAAAATTTAAGCATTGATCTCATTTACGGATCACCCACTTCCAATCTGGAAATCTGGAAAGAAAACCTGTATAAAACCATCGCGCTTGAAGTGCCCCATATTTCTTCATATGCTTTAACGGTAGAGCCTAAAACCGCTTTGGAAAACTGGATCTCCAAAGGAAAAGTCATGAGTCCGAAAGAAGAGGAGCAGAACCGGGAATTTTATTATCTGTCGGATTTTCTGAAAGACCGTGGGTTTGAACACTACGAGGTTTCCAACTTTGCGAGGCCCGGCTTTTATTCAAGACATAATTCTTCGTATTGGAAATACAAGGAATACCTGGGAATCGGCCCGTCTGCCCATTCATACAACGGTACGGATATCAGAAGCTGGAATGTTGCCAACAACCAACAGTACATTAAAAAGCTCAACGCCAATCTTTTGGCGAAAGAGGAGGAGCTCCTTTCCCGGGAAGACCAGTTCAATGAAATGATCATGATCGGCCTGCGGACCATCTGGGGGGTTGATCTTGAAAGCTTAAAGGGAAAATTTGATGACCGGATCCTGGAGCATTTCCAGCGTGAAATCAAACAGAAACTGGATGAGGAAATCCTCGTTATTGAAAACAACCATCTGAAGATTCCTGAAAAGCACTGGTTTATGGCGGATGGGATCGCTTCGGACCTGTTTATTGTCTAA
- a CDS encoding type IX secretion system membrane protein PorP/SprF: MRKLYAIVCLALLSNAYKAQETLPYYQQYLLDGEFLFNPAQYGKTDYVQLNLNYQQQFSKFSESPNVQSVGINANIFDRVGAGLSVFRDSNGPISAGGITAGASYFIPLSSEGDRKDQFSFGTSVSFYNMNFDYSKINTQDASDPLLQGSESNIFMAYANFGAQATYRNIFAGVSVNDIALTNDEAIVNGREPSPIKFFLNLGYDWHIGDNIYFTPSALINLNTNSTRTIDYNLMATFFNDINAFSFGVSYRSVQNRFDSQELQIAPVVKVRFNKFMIGATYNLGLSDIQQYGGNSFMIGLGYNFDNFINHRGYRY, translated from the coding sequence ATGAGAAAACTATATGCTATCGTATGTTTAGCTCTTTTGTCAAATGCATACAAAGCACAAGAAACTTTACCGTACTATCAACAATATCTTTTAGATGGTGAGTTTTTGTTCAACCCGGCACAATACGGAAAGACCGACTATGTGCAGCTTAATCTTAACTATCAGCAGCAATTTTCGAAGTTCAGTGAGTCTCCCAACGTACAGTCGGTAGGGATCAACGCGAACATCTTTGATAGGGTAGGTGCAGGTTTATCTGTATTCCGAGACAGCAACGGGCCTATTTCTGCCGGAGGTATTACGGCGGGTGCTTCATATTTTATTCCTCTTAGCAGCGAAGGAGACCGAAAAGACCAGTTCTCATTCGGTACAAGTGTGAGTTTCTATAACATGAATTTTGATTATTCGAAGATTAATACACAAGATGCTTCAGATCCTTTATTGCAGGGAAGCGAAAGCAACATCTTCATGGCTTATGCCAACTTTGGGGCACAGGCTACTTACCGAAATATCTTCGCAGGGGTTTCCGTAAACGATATCGCTCTTACCAATGATGAAGCGATTGTAAACGGACGTGAGCCTTCTCCGATCAAGTTTTTCTTAAACTTAGGATATGACTGGCATATTGGAGATAACATCTATTTCACACCGTCTGCATTAATTAACCTTAATACAAACTCTACAAGAACGATTGATTATAACTTGATGGCAACGTTCTTCAACGATATCAATGCATTCTCCTTCGGGGTAAGCTACCGTTCTGTTCAGAACAGATTCGACAGTCAGGAGCTTCAGATTGCACCGGTTGTAAAAGTAAGATTCAACAAATTCATGATCGGGGCGACGTATAACTTAGGATTGTCTGACATCCAGCAGTACGGAGGAAACAGCTTCATGATCGGGTTAGGGTATAACTTCGACAACTTCATTAACCACAGAGGTTATAGATATTAA
- a CDS encoding RluA family pseudouridine synthase encodes MAEDNEDFLDEELLDQNSIDNLDIDEENKGLYEHLNITVDKSQEPLRIDKFLLIFRQNSSRNKISQTCRAGNVVVNGTPVKQNYRVKPGDQISVLLAHPPRENVIIPQNIPINIVYEDDDLIVVDKDPGMVVHPGFGNWDGTLVNALAYHFEQNGQKSDLDRVGLVHRIDKDTSGLLVIAKTEFALSFLAKQFFDRKTKRLYWAFVWGNVQDDEGTIRGHIGRHPKNRMQMHTYEDGSQGKHAVTHFKVLERFRYMTWVECKLETGRTHQIRAHFKHIGHTLFNDERYEGHTPLRGVNLPKYKQFIKNVFEILPRHALHAHTLGFIHPTTRKELYFESPMPKDMADAVKKWRNYLEN; translated from the coding sequence ATGGCAGAAGATAACGAAGATTTTTTGGATGAAGAATTATTAGACCAAAACAGTATCGATAATCTTGATATTGATGAGGAAAATAAAGGGCTGTATGAACATCTTAATATCACGGTGGATAAGAGCCAGGAGCCATTAAGAATCGACAAGTTTTTACTGATTTTCCGCCAGAATTCTTCACGAAACAAAATTTCACAGACCTGCAGAGCCGGTAATGTGGTGGTGAACGGAACCCCTGTAAAACAGAACTACCGTGTGAAGCCTGGAGATCAGATCTCCGTACTCCTGGCCCATCCTCCAAGAGAAAATGTTATCATTCCGCAAAATATTCCGATCAATATCGTATACGAAGATGATGATCTTATCGTTGTAGATAAAGATCCCGGAATGGTGGTGCATCCGGGCTTTGGAAACTGGGACGGAACCCTCGTGAATGCTTTGGCTTACCATTTCGAACAGAACGGTCAGAAATCGGATCTGGACAGGGTAGGGTTGGTTCACAGGATTGATAAAGATACTTCCGGATTGCTGGTGATCGCGAAAACCGAATTTGCTTTAAGCTTTTTGGCTAAGCAGTTCTTTGACCGGAAGACCAAAAGACTGTACTGGGCTTTTGTCTGGGGAAATGTGCAGGATGACGAAGGAACGATAAGGGGGCATATCGGGCGCCATCCGAAAAACAGGATGCAGATGCATACCTATGAAGACGGAAGCCAGGGAAAACATGCCGTAACGCATTTTAAAGTATTGGAAAGGTTTAGATATATGACCTGGGTAGAGTGTAAGCTGGAAACCGGAAGGACGCACCAGATCAGGGCGCACTTCAAGCATATCGGCCATACGCTGTTTAATGATGAAAGATATGAAGGCCATACCCCGCTCCGCGGCGTGAATCTTCCTAAGTATAAGCAGTTTATCAAAAATGTTTTTGAAATCCTGCCGAGACATGCGCTTCATGCTCATACTTTAGGATTCATACATCCCACCACCAGGAAAGAATTATATTTTGAAAGCCCAATGCCGAAAGATATGGCGGATGCTGTAAAAAAATGGAGAAATTATTTAGAAAACTAA
- a CDS encoding PASTA domain-containing protein — MLKSLFNWKVLLNLIVAIGVFVGLVWLTFRWLEYHTHHGQEIPVPNIVNKSVQEAIKILDDSGLEYEVDSFNYDPKYRPFQVLQVYPVPGSRVKDGRAIQLRVNPRTWAKVEVPDVINKYSGLAFQRLEQVGLKVGDTIFEPSIQKDAVIRILYNGNEVKPKTKLARFSTVDVVIGSGPLRNIAIPNVVGLTVKEARQVIARSMFEVGIVDHEDGSKDESDVIYYQDPAAGDVRDQGMQIDLWASKRTLAELSAKIEQLNSTYRMKVDTALPPIQYQEMPVREEPSYEAPPAPAPRKETPKPSAETPKTETSRTNAKPATSTTESNRPRTTASGNVSGSNSSKPATTVTEKPKARRMVID, encoded by the coding sequence ATGCTTAAATCACTTTTCAATTGGAAAGTTTTACTGAACTTAATCGTAGCCATCGGTGTTTTTGTGGGGTTGGTCTGGCTTACGTTCCGTTGGTTGGAGTATCATACCCATCACGGTCAGGAAATTCCCGTTCCGAATATTGTAAATAAATCCGTGCAGGAAGCAATCAAAATACTGGATGATTCAGGGCTGGAATATGAAGTGGACAGTTTCAATTATGATCCGAAATACAGACCTTTCCAGGTGCTGCAGGTATATCCGGTTCCGGGTTCCCGCGTGAAAGACGGAAGGGCTATCCAACTTAGAGTAAACCCAAGAACATGGGCGAAAGTAGAAGTTCCGGATGTTATCAACAAATATTCAGGTCTTGCTTTCCAGCGACTGGAGCAGGTAGGACTAAAAGTAGGAGATACCATTTTCGAACCGAGCATTCAGAAAGATGCGGTGATCCGTATTTTATATAATGGCAATGAAGTAAAGCCTAAAACCAAGCTGGCAAGATTCTCCACCGTTGATGTAGTCATCGGTTCCGGGCCTCTCCGAAATATTGCCATTCCTAACGTCGTTGGATTAACGGTGAAGGAAGCAAGACAGGTTATTGCCAGAAGTATGTTTGAAGTAGGAATCGTGGATCATGAAGACGGCAGCAAGGACGAATCCGATGTAATCTACTATCAGGATCCGGCAGCAGGAGACGTCCGAGACCAGGGGATGCAGATCGATCTCTGGGCAAGTAAGAGGACACTCGCAGAATTAAGTGCTAAAATAGAACAGCTGAACTCTACCTACAGAATGAAAGTGGATACCGCTTTGCCTCCGATCCAGTATCAGGAAATGCCTGTACGGGAAGAGCCAAGCTACGAGGCTCCGCCGGCTCCGGCCCCGAGAAAAGAAACGCCAAAACCTTCTGCGGAGACACCCAAAACGGAAACGTCAAGAACAAATGCAAAACCGGCGACCTCTACCACAGAAAGCAACAGGCCCAGAACCACTGCTTCAGGAAACGTTTCCGGCTCAAACAGCAGTAAGCCTGCGACAACGGTAACCGAAAAGCCAAAGGCTAGAAGGATGGTGATTGATTAA
- a CDS encoding D-alanine--D-alanine ligase, with product MSKKQVAVVMGGYSDEYVVSLKSGQLIYDSLDRNLYDVYKVVILKNEWYFLGENDQKYAINKGDFSVTLGNNETLQFDVCFNIIHGTPGENGILQAYWDAIGQKYTGCDFYQSALTFNKKDTLAVLSKYGIPSAKSVYLRKGEEINADEIIDSLGLPVFVKPNQSGSSLGISKVKEKSELIAATAVAFNEDDEILIESFLDGMEVSVGVIDYKGETIVLGITEIVPQNEFFDYEAKYEGASEEITPARIDNETRIRIEEIAKRAYNSLGMSGFSRSEFILMDGIPYMLEMNTNPGFSPASILPQQAKIYGISITDLCGNEVEKALSKN from the coding sequence ATGAGCAAAAAACAAGTTGCCGTAGTAATGGGAGGCTATTCTGACGAATATGTCGTATCACTGAAAAGCGGACAATTAATCTATGATTCTTTAGACAGAAATCTTTACGACGTATACAAAGTAGTGATCCTGAAAAACGAATGGTATTTTTTAGGTGAAAATGATCAAAAGTACGCTATTAATAAAGGAGACTTTTCCGTGACACTCGGCAATAATGAGACTTTACAATTTGACGTTTGCTTCAACATCATCCACGGAACACCGGGTGAAAACGGGATTCTTCAGGCTTACTGGGATGCCATCGGACAAAAATACACCGGTTGCGATTTTTACCAGAGTGCCCTTACCTTCAATAAAAAAGATACATTAGCCGTCCTTTCAAAATACGGAATCCCTTCTGCCAAAAGTGTGTACCTTAGAAAAGGAGAAGAAATTAATGCTGATGAAATCATCGATTCTCTTGGACTGCCCGTTTTTGTAAAACCTAACCAGTCGGGATCTTCTCTCGGAATTTCAAAAGTAAAGGAAAAATCCGAACTGATTGCAGCAACAGCCGTTGCCTTTAATGAGGATGATGAAATATTAATTGAAAGCTTCCTCGATGGAATGGAAGTTTCCGTAGGCGTAATTGATTATAAAGGAGAGACCATCGTTTTAGGAATTACCGAAATTGTTCCTCAGAATGAGTTTTTCGATTATGAAGCTAAATATGAAGGTGCTTCCGAAGAAATTACCCCGGCCAGAATCGATAACGAGACAAGAATCCGTATTGAAGAGATTGCTAAAAGAGCGTATAATTCCTTGGGAATGAGCGGATTTTCCAGAAGTGAATTTATTCTTATGGATGGTATTCCGTATATGCTTGAAATGAATACCAATCCCGGATTCTCACCGGCCAGCATTCTTCCGCAACAAGCCAAAATTTACGGAATTTCTATTACCGACCTTTGCGGAAACGAAGTTGAAAAAGCTTTATCTAAAAATTAA
- the coaD gene encoding pantetheine-phosphate adenylyltransferase yields the protein MKIAVFPGSFDPITLGHYDIIERAAPLFDKLIIAIGQNSQKKYMFPLEKRIEFIQNSVAEFPNVEVDFFEGLTVDYCFEKNAQYIIRGLRNPADFEFEKAIAHTNRTLAHKKLETVFLLTSSGKSFISSSIVREIINHGGEYELLVPDSVRVEKK from the coding sequence ATGAAAATTGCTGTATTCCCGGGTTCATTCGATCCGATTACTTTAGGCCATTACGATATTATAGAAAGAGCTGCCCCGCTTTTTGACAAGCTGATTATTGCGATCGGGCAGAATTCCCAGAAAAAATATATGTTTCCTTTGGAGAAAAGAATCGAATTCATTCAGAATTCCGTAGCTGAATTCCCGAATGTGGAAGTCGATTTTTTTGAAGGACTTACCGTCGATTACTGTTTTGAGAAAAATGCCCAGTATATCATCAGAGGCCTTCGAAATCCTGCCGATTTTGAATTTGAAAAAGCCATCGCCCATACCAACAGAACGTTAGCCCATAAAAAGCTGGAAACCGTATTCCTACTCACTTCCTCCGGAAAATCCTTCATCAGCAGCAGCATCGTGAGGGAAATCATCAACCACGGCGGAGAATATGAGCTGCTGGTACCGGATTCGGTTAGAGTGGAGAAGAAGTAA